From the genome of Desulfovibrio sp. JY:
CCGGTGTTCGTGGACAGCCCGCTGGCCATCAAGGCCACCGAGATTTTCCGGCGCAATCCCCAATACCTCGACGCCGCCGCCCAGGCCTATTACAATCGTGGCGAGGACCCCCTGTCCCTGCCGGGCCTGCGCTTCACGGAAACCACGGAACAGTCCCGGGAGATCAATACGCTCCAAGGACCGGCCGTGGTCATCTCGGCCAGCGGCATGTGCAACGCCGGCCGGGTCAAGCACCATCTGCGCCACAACATCTGGCGTCCCGAGGCGAGCATCGTCTTCGTCGGCTTCCAGGCCATGGGCACCCCGGGCCGCAGGATCGTGGACGGGGCCAAGGTCCTTCGGCTGCTCGGCGAGGAGGTGGCGGTCAATGCCAAGGTGTTCACCATTGGCGGGTTTTCCTCCCATGCCGGGCAAAGCCAGATTCTCACCTGGCTCACGCATTTCAAGGTGAACCATCCGCAGGTTTTTCTGGTCCACGGCGAGCAAAAGGCCCTGGACGTGCTGGCCGGCCTGGTGCGGGAACGTTTCGGGCTCAAGGTCCGCATTCCAGGCTATCTCGACGAATATGTCCTCACCCCGGGCGTGGAGCCGGTGGTGTCCACCGACGAGGCCAAGGCCCGGCCACGTATCGACTGGGATGCCATTTTCGGCGCCATGGAGGACCGGTTGCGGCTCTTGAAGGATCGCAAGGAAAAGCTTGCCGCCCGTTCGGCCGAAGAACAGGAAGACTTCCGCCGCCGGCTCGCGGCCGTGGACGGCGACATGCTGCGCGTGCTGTCGGAGATGTAGGGAGAGGGGAGAGAAAGCTTCCGGGGGGAAACCTTTCTTGGCGAAAGGCTTCCCCCTGGCCCCTCTTCCAAAGACGCTCCACACGTCACCATTGAAAAGTCTCGGCAGGGGAGAGCACTGGAGGGGCGACGACTTTTTTCAAAGGAAGTCCCCTCTCGCACGTTCGTTACATGCGAGACGGGACAGCTTGGTCCGTGCCGCCCGGCCGGAGCGGCCATGCGCCGCAAAACGGCTTACTTGAGGCGGTAGGTGATACGGCCGCGGGTGAGGTCGTAGGGGGAGAGTTCAACCTTGACCCGGTCGCCGGGCAGGATGCGGATGTAGAACTTGCGCATTTTGCCGGAGATATGGGCCAGCACTTCGTGGCCGTTTTCCAGCTCCACGCGGAACATGGCGTTGGGCAGGGCTTCCTGGACCTTGCCGTCGACCTCGATGGCACCTTCCTTGGCCATAAAAAATATCCTCCTGGCGGCGCGCGAAAAAACGGCGTCCGCCTGTGTGTTTTCATGTGAACCTATGCAGATAGTCGTTTTTTTGCCTTCTGGCAAGCGCGGTGAGGGGGAAAGGCGTGTTGCCCGGCCCGGTCCTTGCCGCCGGCCGCCTTTTGGGGCTATGCTGCGTCGAAAAGGAACATACCGTGCTGACGCGCTCCCAATGCGACAAATACGCCGACGTCCTGCTGTGGGGCCTGACCACCTCCCGGGTCGAGCCCTACAAGCCCGGCGACGTCGTGCTCGTCCAGTTCGATCTCGCCGCCCTGCGTCTGGCCGAGGCCGTTTACGGCAAACTGCTTGCCCGCGGCCTCAATCCCGTGCCGCGCCTGACGCTCACCCCGCGCATGGAAACGGAATTTTACGACAAGGCCGACGAGGCCCAGCTCATCTTCCAGACCCCGGGACAGGCCGTGCTGCACGAACATATTCACGGGGCCATGCATCTGCTTGCCCCGGACAGCCTCACCCACTTAAGCGCCATCGACCCCAAGCGCATCGCCACGGCGGCCCTGGCCAGAAAACCCCTGCGCGACATTCTGGTGCGCCGGGAAGAACGGGGCGAATTCGGCTGGACGCTGTGCATCTTCCCCACCAAGGAGCTCGCCGCCAAGGCGGGCATGACGGCCCGGGAATACGCCGCCCAGGTCGCGGC
Proteins encoded in this window:
- the infA gene encoding translation initiation factor IF-1, which gives rise to MAKEGAIEVDGKVQEALPNAMFRVELENGHEVLAHISGKMRKFYIRILPGDRVKVELSPYDLTRGRITYRLK